The following are from one region of the Salvia hispanica cultivar TCC Black 2014 chromosome 1, UniMelb_Shisp_WGS_1.0, whole genome shotgun sequence genome:
- the LOC125200602 gene encoding ethylene receptor 1-like isoform X2 — protein MEYCNCFESPWPADELLMKYQYISDFFIALAYFSIPLEIIYFVKKSAVFPYRWVLVQFGAFIVLCGATHLINLWTFTMHTRTVAVVMTTAKVLTAVVSCATALLLVHIIPDLLSVKTRELFLKNKAAELDREMGLIRTQEETGRHVRMLTHEIRSTLDRHTILKTTLVELGRTLGLEECALWMPTRTGLELNLSYTLRHQNPVGLTVPIQLPVINQVFKTSRAVKISPISPVARLRPAGQYMPGEVVAVRVPLLHLSNFQIHDWPELSTKRYALMVLMLPSDSARQWHGHELELVEVVADQVAVALSHAAILEESMRARDLLMEQNVALDLARREAETAVRARNDFLAVMNHEMGTPIHATIALSSLLQETELSTEQRLMVETILKSSNLLATLINDVLDLSRLEDGSLQLEIETFNLHSLFREVLNLIKPIAAVKKLYVMLNLSPDLIEHAVGDEKRLMQVLLNVVGNAIKFTKEGGISVLASVAKPDSLRDPRAPDFFPTHSDNHFYLRVEVKDTGSGINPQEIPKLFMKFVQSQPLAVKNSGGSGLGLAICKRFVNLMEGHIWIESEGLGRGSTVIFIVKLGIPARLNESKLPFLHKGPGNQVKLIFSGLKVVVMDDNSVGRTVTKGLLVHLGCDVLAVSSGDECVRAVSYEHKAVFLDVSMAAVDSFEVAVRIREKFSKRSDRPFIVALTGNTDRMIKENCRKNTDILSNLNNVGSGSAKLPSSCAS, from the exons ATGGAGTATTGTAACTGCTTTGAGTCACCATGGCCTGCTGATGAATTGCTAATGAAGTATCAGTATATATCGGATTTCTTCATAGCATTGGCGTATTTCTCAATCCCTTTGgagataatatattttgtcaaGAAATCTGCTGTATTTCCTTATAGATGGGTTCTCGTGCAGTTTGgtgcttttattgttctttgtGGAGCAACACACCTGATAAATTTGTGGACATTTACTATGCATACGAGGACTGTGGCAGTTGTGATGACTACAGCCAAAGTTTTAACAGCTGTTGTGTCTTGTGCAACAGCACTTTTGCTAGTACATATCATCCCTGATCTATTAAGTGTCAAAACAAGGGaactatttttgaaaaataaggCTGCAGAACTAGACAGAGAAATGGGCTTGATCCGTACACAGGAAGAAACTGGTAGGCATGTAAGGATGCTAACTCATGAAATCAGAAGCACTCTTGATAGGCATACCATACTGAAGACTACTCTTGTTGAGCTTGGAAGAACATTGGGTTTGGAAGAGTGTGCATTATGGATGCCAACACGGACTGGGCTAGAGCTCAATCTTTCCTACACTCTCCGCCACCAAAACCCGGTTGGTTTGACCGTGCCCATACAACTACCTGTAATCAATCAAGTATTCAAAACTAGTCGTGCTGTAAAAATCTCTCCAATCTCCCCTGTTGCCCGGCTTCGACCTGCTGGACAATACATGCCAGGAGAGGTGGTTGCTGTGCGCGTCCCTCTCTTGCATCTGTCCAATTTTCAGATCCATGATTGGCCTGAACTGTCAACTAAAAGATATGCTTTGATGGTTTTAATGCTCCCTTCAGACAGTGCTAGGCAGTGGCATGGGCATGAATTGGAGCTTGTTGAGGTGGTAGCAGATCAG GTCGCTGTTGCTCTCTCCCATGCTGCAATTTTAGAAGAATCAATGAGGGCAAGAGATCTTCTTATGGAACAGAATGTTGCCCTAGATCTGGCAAGACGAGAAGCAGAGACGGCTGTGCGTGCTCGTAATGATTTCTTGGCTGTCATGAATCATGAGATGGGAACTCCTATTCATGCAACAATTGCTTTGTCTTCCTTACTACAAGAAACTGAGCTGTCGACTGAGCAACGTCTAATGGTTGAAACAATCCTGAAGAGTAGTAACCTGTTGGCTACCCTTATTAACGACGTATTGGATCTTTCGAGGCTTGAAGATGGTAGCCTTCAACTTGAGATAGAAACTTTCAATCTTCATTCACTTTTCAGGGAG GTACTTAATTTGATAAAACCTATTGCAGCTGTGAAGAAGTTATATGTTATGTTGAATTTGTCCCCTGATTTGATTGAACATGCTGTGGGTGATGAAAAAAGACTGATGCAAGTTCTACTGAATGTTGTTGGAAATGCTATTAAGTTTACAAAAGAGGGAGGCATCTCGGTATTAGCTTCTGTTGCAAAGCCCGACTCTCTAAGAGATCCTCGAGCCCCTGATTTTTTTCCTACACATAGTGATAATCACTTCTATTTGCGTGTAGAG GTAAAAGATACTGGCTCAGGAATTAACCCACAAGAGATTCCTAAGCTATTCATGAAATTTGTGCAGAGCCAACCACTTGCCGTGAAAAATTCTGGTGGTAGTGGCCTTGGCCTAGCAATTTGTAAGAG ATTTGTCAATCTCATGGAGGGGCACATTTGGATTGAGAGTGAAGGTCTTGGCAGGGGTTCTACTGTGATCTTCATTGTTAAACTTGGAATTCCCGCTCGCTTAAATGAGTCCAAGCTTCCATTTTTGCACAAAGGCCCTGGAAATCAAGTAAAGTTGATTTTTTCTGGGCTTAAAGTTGTTGTGATGGATGATAACAG TGTTGGTCGTACGGTAACCAAGGGCCTCCTTGTGCACCTAGGATGTGATGTGTTGGCTGTTTCATCCGGAGATGAGTGTGTTAGAGCTGTAAGTTACGAACACAAGGCTGTTTTCCTTGACGTGAGCATGGCAGCTGTTGATAGTTTTGAAGTTGCTGTACGGATCAGGGAGAAGTTCTCTAAACGTTCAGATAGACCTTTTATCGTTGCACTAACTGGAAATACTGACAGAATGATAAAAGAGAACTGTCGAAAG AACACGGATATCTTGTCGAATCTCAATAACGTTGGGAGTGGAAGTGCTAAGCTACCAAGTTCTTGCGCCTCTTGA
- the LOC125200602 gene encoding ethylene receptor 1-like isoform X3 yields MEYCNCFESPWPADELLMKYQYISDFFIALAYFSIPLEIIYFVKKSAVFPYRWVLVQFGAFIVLCGATHLINLWTFTMHTRTVAVVMTTAKVLTAVVSCATALLLVHIIPDLLSVKTRELFLKNKAAELDREMGLIRTQEETGRHVRMLTHEIRSTLDRHTILKTTLVELGRTLGLEECALWMPTRTGLELNLSYTLRHQNPVGLTVPIQLPVINQVFKTSRAVKISPISPVARLRPAGQYMPGEVVAVRVPLLHLSNFQIHDWPELSTKRYALMVLMLPSDSARQWHGHELELVEVVADQVAVALSHAAILEESMRARDLLMEQNVALDLARREAETAVRARNDFLAVMNHEMGTPIHATIALSSLLQETELSTEQRLMVETILKSSNLLATLINDVLDLSRLEDGSLQLEIETFNLHSLFREVLNLIKPIAAVKKLYVMLNLSPDLIEHAVGDEKRLMQVLLNVVGNAIKFTKEGGISVLASVAKPDSLRDPRAPDFFPTHSDNHFYLRVESQPLAVKNSGGSGLGLAICKRFVNLMEGHIWIESEGLGRGSTVIFIVKLGIPARLNESKLPFLHKGPGNQVKLIFSGLKVVVMDDNSVGRTVTKGLLVHLGCDVLAVSSGDECVRAVSYEHKAVFLDVSMAAVDSFEVAVRIREKFSKRSDRPFIVALTGNTDRMIKENCRKVGMDGVILKPVLVDKMRSVLSDLLEHGYLVESQ; encoded by the exons ATGGAGTATTGTAACTGCTTTGAGTCACCATGGCCTGCTGATGAATTGCTAATGAAGTATCAGTATATATCGGATTTCTTCATAGCATTGGCGTATTTCTCAATCCCTTTGgagataatatattttgtcaaGAAATCTGCTGTATTTCCTTATAGATGGGTTCTCGTGCAGTTTGgtgcttttattgttctttgtGGAGCAACACACCTGATAAATTTGTGGACATTTACTATGCATACGAGGACTGTGGCAGTTGTGATGACTACAGCCAAAGTTTTAACAGCTGTTGTGTCTTGTGCAACAGCACTTTTGCTAGTACATATCATCCCTGATCTATTAAGTGTCAAAACAAGGGaactatttttgaaaaataaggCTGCAGAACTAGACAGAGAAATGGGCTTGATCCGTACACAGGAAGAAACTGGTAGGCATGTAAGGATGCTAACTCATGAAATCAGAAGCACTCTTGATAGGCATACCATACTGAAGACTACTCTTGTTGAGCTTGGAAGAACATTGGGTTTGGAAGAGTGTGCATTATGGATGCCAACACGGACTGGGCTAGAGCTCAATCTTTCCTACACTCTCCGCCACCAAAACCCGGTTGGTTTGACCGTGCCCATACAACTACCTGTAATCAATCAAGTATTCAAAACTAGTCGTGCTGTAAAAATCTCTCCAATCTCCCCTGTTGCCCGGCTTCGACCTGCTGGACAATACATGCCAGGAGAGGTGGTTGCTGTGCGCGTCCCTCTCTTGCATCTGTCCAATTTTCAGATCCATGATTGGCCTGAACTGTCAACTAAAAGATATGCTTTGATGGTTTTAATGCTCCCTTCAGACAGTGCTAGGCAGTGGCATGGGCATGAATTGGAGCTTGTTGAGGTGGTAGCAGATCAG GTCGCTGTTGCTCTCTCCCATGCTGCAATTTTAGAAGAATCAATGAGGGCAAGAGATCTTCTTATGGAACAGAATGTTGCCCTAGATCTGGCAAGACGAGAAGCAGAGACGGCTGTGCGTGCTCGTAATGATTTCTTGGCTGTCATGAATCATGAGATGGGAACTCCTATTCATGCAACAATTGCTTTGTCTTCCTTACTACAAGAAACTGAGCTGTCGACTGAGCAACGTCTAATGGTTGAAACAATCCTGAAGAGTAGTAACCTGTTGGCTACCCTTATTAACGACGTATTGGATCTTTCGAGGCTTGAAGATGGTAGCCTTCAACTTGAGATAGAAACTTTCAATCTTCATTCACTTTTCAGGGAG GTACTTAATTTGATAAAACCTATTGCAGCTGTGAAGAAGTTATATGTTATGTTGAATTTGTCCCCTGATTTGATTGAACATGCTGTGGGTGATGAAAAAAGACTGATGCAAGTTCTACTGAATGTTGTTGGAAATGCTATTAAGTTTACAAAAGAGGGAGGCATCTCGGTATTAGCTTCTGTTGCAAAGCCCGACTCTCTAAGAGATCCTCGAGCCCCTGATTTTTTTCCTACACATAGTGATAATCACTTCTATTTGCGTGTAGAG AGCCAACCACTTGCCGTGAAAAATTCTGGTGGTAGTGGCCTTGGCCTAGCAATTTGTAAGAG ATTTGTCAATCTCATGGAGGGGCACATTTGGATTGAGAGTGAAGGTCTTGGCAGGGGTTCTACTGTGATCTTCATTGTTAAACTTGGAATTCCCGCTCGCTTAAATGAGTCCAAGCTTCCATTTTTGCACAAAGGCCCTGGAAATCAAGTAAAGTTGATTTTTTCTGGGCTTAAAGTTGTTGTGATGGATGATAACAG TGTTGGTCGTACGGTAACCAAGGGCCTCCTTGTGCACCTAGGATGTGATGTGTTGGCTGTTTCATCCGGAGATGAGTGTGTTAGAGCTGTAAGTTACGAACACAAGGCTGTTTTCCTTGACGTGAGCATGGCAGCTGTTGATAGTTTTGAAGTTGCTGTACGGATCAGGGAGAAGTTCTCTAAACGTTCAGATAGACCTTTTATCGTTGCACTAACTGGAAATACTGACAGAATGATAAAAGAGAACTGTCGAAAGGTAGGCATGGATGGAGTCATACTGAAGCCTGTGTTGGTAGATAAAATGAGAAGTGTTCTGTCTGATCTCTTAGAACACGGATATCTTGTCGAATCTCAATAA
- the LOC125200602 gene encoding ethylene receptor 1-like isoform X4, with the protein MHTRTVAVVMTTAKVLTAVVSCATALLLVHIIPDLLSVKTRELFLKNKAAELDREMGLIRTQEETGRHVRMLTHEIRSTLDRHTILKTTLVELGRTLGLEECALWMPTRTGLELNLSYTLRHQNPVGLTVPIQLPVINQVFKTSRAVKISPISPVARLRPAGQYMPGEVVAVRVPLLHLSNFQIHDWPELSTKRYALMVLMLPSDSARQWHGHELELVEVVADQVAVALSHAAILEESMRARDLLMEQNVALDLARREAETAVRARNDFLAVMNHEMGTPIHATIALSSLLQETELSTEQRLMVETILKSSNLLATLINDVLDLSRLEDGSLQLEIETFNLHSLFREVLNLIKPIAAVKKLYVMLNLSPDLIEHAVGDEKRLMQVLLNVVGNAIKFTKEGGISVLASVAKPDSLRDPRAPDFFPTHSDNHFYLRVEVKDTGSGINPQEIPKLFMKFVQSQPLAVKNSGGSGLGLAICKRFVNLMEGHIWIESEGLGRGSTVIFIVKLGIPARLNESKLPFLHKGPGNQVKLIFSGLKVVVMDDNSVGRTVTKGLLVHLGCDVLAVSSGDECVRAVSYEHKAVFLDVSMAAVDSFEVAVRIREKFSKRSDRPFIVALTGNTDRMIKENCRKVGMDGVILKPVLVDKMRSVLSDLLEHGYLVESQ; encoded by the exons ATGCATACGAGGACTGTGGCAGTTGTGATGACTACAGCCAAAGTTTTAACAGCTGTTGTGTCTTGTGCAACAGCACTTTTGCTAGTACATATCATCCCTGATCTATTAAGTGTCAAAACAAGGGaactatttttgaaaaataaggCTGCAGAACTAGACAGAGAAATGGGCTTGATCCGTACACAGGAAGAAACTGGTAGGCATGTAAGGATGCTAACTCATGAAATCAGAAGCACTCTTGATAGGCATACCATACTGAAGACTACTCTTGTTGAGCTTGGAAGAACATTGGGTTTGGAAGAGTGTGCATTATGGATGCCAACACGGACTGGGCTAGAGCTCAATCTTTCCTACACTCTCCGCCACCAAAACCCGGTTGGTTTGACCGTGCCCATACAACTACCTGTAATCAATCAAGTATTCAAAACTAGTCGTGCTGTAAAAATCTCTCCAATCTCCCCTGTTGCCCGGCTTCGACCTGCTGGACAATACATGCCAGGAGAGGTGGTTGCTGTGCGCGTCCCTCTCTTGCATCTGTCCAATTTTCAGATCCATGATTGGCCTGAACTGTCAACTAAAAGATATGCTTTGATGGTTTTAATGCTCCCTTCAGACAGTGCTAGGCAGTGGCATGGGCATGAATTGGAGCTTGTTGAGGTGGTAGCAGATCAG GTCGCTGTTGCTCTCTCCCATGCTGCAATTTTAGAAGAATCAATGAGGGCAAGAGATCTTCTTATGGAACAGAATGTTGCCCTAGATCTGGCAAGACGAGAAGCAGAGACGGCTGTGCGTGCTCGTAATGATTTCTTGGCTGTCATGAATCATGAGATGGGAACTCCTATTCATGCAACAATTGCTTTGTCTTCCTTACTACAAGAAACTGAGCTGTCGACTGAGCAACGTCTAATGGTTGAAACAATCCTGAAGAGTAGTAACCTGTTGGCTACCCTTATTAACGACGTATTGGATCTTTCGAGGCTTGAAGATGGTAGCCTTCAACTTGAGATAGAAACTTTCAATCTTCATTCACTTTTCAGGGAG GTACTTAATTTGATAAAACCTATTGCAGCTGTGAAGAAGTTATATGTTATGTTGAATTTGTCCCCTGATTTGATTGAACATGCTGTGGGTGATGAAAAAAGACTGATGCAAGTTCTACTGAATGTTGTTGGAAATGCTATTAAGTTTACAAAAGAGGGAGGCATCTCGGTATTAGCTTCTGTTGCAAAGCCCGACTCTCTAAGAGATCCTCGAGCCCCTGATTTTTTTCCTACACATAGTGATAATCACTTCTATTTGCGTGTAGAG GTAAAAGATACTGGCTCAGGAATTAACCCACAAGAGATTCCTAAGCTATTCATGAAATTTGTGCAGAGCCAACCACTTGCCGTGAAAAATTCTGGTGGTAGTGGCCTTGGCCTAGCAATTTGTAAGAG ATTTGTCAATCTCATGGAGGGGCACATTTGGATTGAGAGTGAAGGTCTTGGCAGGGGTTCTACTGTGATCTTCATTGTTAAACTTGGAATTCCCGCTCGCTTAAATGAGTCCAAGCTTCCATTTTTGCACAAAGGCCCTGGAAATCAAGTAAAGTTGATTTTTTCTGGGCTTAAAGTTGTTGTGATGGATGATAACAG TGTTGGTCGTACGGTAACCAAGGGCCTCCTTGTGCACCTAGGATGTGATGTGTTGGCTGTTTCATCCGGAGATGAGTGTGTTAGAGCTGTAAGTTACGAACACAAGGCTGTTTTCCTTGACGTGAGCATGGCAGCTGTTGATAGTTTTGAAGTTGCTGTACGGATCAGGGAGAAGTTCTCTAAACGTTCAGATAGACCTTTTATCGTTGCACTAACTGGAAATACTGACAGAATGATAAAAGAGAACTGTCGAAAGGTAGGCATGGATGGAGTCATACTGAAGCCTGTGTTGGTAGATAAAATGAGAAGTGTTCTGTCTGATCTCTTAGAACACGGATATCTTGTCGAATCTCAATAA
- the LOC125200602 gene encoding ethylene receptor-like isoform X1 → MEYCNCFESPWPADELLMKYQYISDFFIALAYFSIPLEIIYFVKKSAVFPYRWVLVQFGAFIVLCGATHLINLWTFTMHTRTVAVVMTTAKVLTAVVSCATALLLVHIIPDLLSVKTRELFLKNKAAELDREMGLIRTQEETGRHVRMLTHEIRSTLDRHTILKTTLVELGRTLGLEECALWMPTRTGLELNLSYTLRHQNPVGLTVPIQLPVINQVFKTSRAVKISPISPVARLRPAGQYMPGEVVAVRVPLLHLSNFQIHDWPELSTKRYALMVLMLPSDSARQWHGHELELVEVVADQVAVALSHAAILEESMRARDLLMEQNVALDLARREAETAVRARNDFLAVMNHEMGTPIHATIALSSLLQETELSTEQRLMVETILKSSNLLATLINDVLDLSRLEDGSLQLEIETFNLHSLFREVLNLIKPIAAVKKLYVMLNLSPDLIEHAVGDEKRLMQVLLNVVGNAIKFTKEGGISVLASVAKPDSLRDPRAPDFFPTHSDNHFYLRVEVKDTGSGINPQEIPKLFMKFVQSQPLAVKNSGGSGLGLAICKRFVNLMEGHIWIESEGLGRGSTVIFIVKLGIPARLNESKLPFLHKGPGNQVKLIFSGLKVVVMDDNSVGRTVTKGLLVHLGCDVLAVSSGDECVRAVSYEHKAVFLDVSMAAVDSFEVAVRIREKFSKRSDRPFIVALTGNTDRMIKENCRKVGMDGVILKPVLVDKMRSVLSDLLEHGYLVESQ, encoded by the exons ATGGAGTATTGTAACTGCTTTGAGTCACCATGGCCTGCTGATGAATTGCTAATGAAGTATCAGTATATATCGGATTTCTTCATAGCATTGGCGTATTTCTCAATCCCTTTGgagataatatattttgtcaaGAAATCTGCTGTATTTCCTTATAGATGGGTTCTCGTGCAGTTTGgtgcttttattgttctttgtGGAGCAACACACCTGATAAATTTGTGGACATTTACTATGCATACGAGGACTGTGGCAGTTGTGATGACTACAGCCAAAGTTTTAACAGCTGTTGTGTCTTGTGCAACAGCACTTTTGCTAGTACATATCATCCCTGATCTATTAAGTGTCAAAACAAGGGaactatttttgaaaaataaggCTGCAGAACTAGACAGAGAAATGGGCTTGATCCGTACACAGGAAGAAACTGGTAGGCATGTAAGGATGCTAACTCATGAAATCAGAAGCACTCTTGATAGGCATACCATACTGAAGACTACTCTTGTTGAGCTTGGAAGAACATTGGGTTTGGAAGAGTGTGCATTATGGATGCCAACACGGACTGGGCTAGAGCTCAATCTTTCCTACACTCTCCGCCACCAAAACCCGGTTGGTTTGACCGTGCCCATACAACTACCTGTAATCAATCAAGTATTCAAAACTAGTCGTGCTGTAAAAATCTCTCCAATCTCCCCTGTTGCCCGGCTTCGACCTGCTGGACAATACATGCCAGGAGAGGTGGTTGCTGTGCGCGTCCCTCTCTTGCATCTGTCCAATTTTCAGATCCATGATTGGCCTGAACTGTCAACTAAAAGATATGCTTTGATGGTTTTAATGCTCCCTTCAGACAGTGCTAGGCAGTGGCATGGGCATGAATTGGAGCTTGTTGAGGTGGTAGCAGATCAG GTCGCTGTTGCTCTCTCCCATGCTGCAATTTTAGAAGAATCAATGAGGGCAAGAGATCTTCTTATGGAACAGAATGTTGCCCTAGATCTGGCAAGACGAGAAGCAGAGACGGCTGTGCGTGCTCGTAATGATTTCTTGGCTGTCATGAATCATGAGATGGGAACTCCTATTCATGCAACAATTGCTTTGTCTTCCTTACTACAAGAAACTGAGCTGTCGACTGAGCAACGTCTAATGGTTGAAACAATCCTGAAGAGTAGTAACCTGTTGGCTACCCTTATTAACGACGTATTGGATCTTTCGAGGCTTGAAGATGGTAGCCTTCAACTTGAGATAGAAACTTTCAATCTTCATTCACTTTTCAGGGAG GTACTTAATTTGATAAAACCTATTGCAGCTGTGAAGAAGTTATATGTTATGTTGAATTTGTCCCCTGATTTGATTGAACATGCTGTGGGTGATGAAAAAAGACTGATGCAAGTTCTACTGAATGTTGTTGGAAATGCTATTAAGTTTACAAAAGAGGGAGGCATCTCGGTATTAGCTTCTGTTGCAAAGCCCGACTCTCTAAGAGATCCTCGAGCCCCTGATTTTTTTCCTACACATAGTGATAATCACTTCTATTTGCGTGTAGAG GTAAAAGATACTGGCTCAGGAATTAACCCACAAGAGATTCCTAAGCTATTCATGAAATTTGTGCAGAGCCAACCACTTGCCGTGAAAAATTCTGGTGGTAGTGGCCTTGGCCTAGCAATTTGTAAGAG ATTTGTCAATCTCATGGAGGGGCACATTTGGATTGAGAGTGAAGGTCTTGGCAGGGGTTCTACTGTGATCTTCATTGTTAAACTTGGAATTCCCGCTCGCTTAAATGAGTCCAAGCTTCCATTTTTGCACAAAGGCCCTGGAAATCAAGTAAAGTTGATTTTTTCTGGGCTTAAAGTTGTTGTGATGGATGATAACAG TGTTGGTCGTACGGTAACCAAGGGCCTCCTTGTGCACCTAGGATGTGATGTGTTGGCTGTTTCATCCGGAGATGAGTGTGTTAGAGCTGTAAGTTACGAACACAAGGCTGTTTTCCTTGACGTGAGCATGGCAGCTGTTGATAGTTTTGAAGTTGCTGTACGGATCAGGGAGAAGTTCTCTAAACGTTCAGATAGACCTTTTATCGTTGCACTAACTGGAAATACTGACAGAATGATAAAAGAGAACTGTCGAAAGGTAGGCATGGATGGAGTCATACTGAAGCCTGTGTTGGTAGATAAAATGAGAAGTGTTCTGTCTGATCTCTTAGAACACGGATATCTTGTCGAATCTCAATAA